From the Streptomonospora nanhaiensis genome, the window GCAGTGCCGCCCCCGTGCTGCGCGTTTCCCCCCATGGGTTGCTCGCCGGGGAGTCCGGCATGTTTTCGTCGACGGGGCCGACCGGCTCCGCGTCGTCGTACTCCGACCAGCTCACAACCCTTGACCTCCCTACGGACCCGCCGGCGCCGGGCGGTTGGGCGCCCCGCGCGGCCGGCCGTCGGAAAAACTCAATATGTCGACAGCGACCAACCGTCGTGCGGCGACTCTAGAACGACGGCACGCAATGATTCAACGCGACACTCTACGGCCTCGCCCGCGGGTAGCGGGCCGGTTCGCGGCGGCGGCGGCGCCGGACGGCCGGCGGCGGGGTCACGTGGCGGCGTTGGCCCGGGGGTGGCTGGCCGCGTACACCTCGCGCAGGCGGTCCACGGTCACCATCGTGTAGACCTGGGTGGTGGTCACCGAGGCGTGCCCCAGCAGCTCCTGCACCACGCGGACGTCGGCGCCGCCGTCGAGCAGGTGGGTGGCGAAGGAGTGCCGCAGCGTGTGCGGCGAGATGTCGGTGAGCCCGGCGCGTTCGGCCGCGGCCCGCAGCACCGACCACGCCCCCTGGCGGGTCAGCCGCCCGCCGCGGGCGTTGAGGAAGAGCGCGGGCACGCCCCGGCCCGACGCCGCCAGCACCGGGCGGGCCCGCACCAGGTAGGACTCCACCGCGCCGCGCGCGAACCGGCCGATCGGCACCAGCCGCTCCTTGCCGCCCTTGCCGCGGAACCGCACCACGCTGACCTCGCCCGAGCCCGCCTCCCCGGCGCTGACCCGGGTGAGGTCGTCGACGTCCAGGCCCACGGCCTCGGAGATCCGCGCGCCGGTGCCGTAGAGGAGTTCGAGCAGGGCGCGGTCGCGGGCGGCGCGGGGGTCGCCCTCGGCCGGGACCGCGCCCAGCAGGGACTCGATGGTGTCCAGCGAGACCGCCTTGGGCAGCCGACGCGGCGGCGCGGGCGGGCGCACGCCCCCGGCGGGGTCGGCGGCGGTGATCCCCTCGCGCAGGGCGAACCGGTGCAGCCCGCGCACCGCCACCACGGCGCGGCCGGCGGAGTTGGTGCCCAGGGGCGGGTGGTCGGGGTCGCCTTCGCGCAGGCGGCGCAGGAACTCGGTGACGTCGGACTCGGTGACGCCGTCGAGCGCGGTGACACCGCGCGCGGCAAGGAACGCGAGGTAGCGGTTGAGGTCGCGGCGGTAGGAGGACAGGGTGTTGTCGGCCAGGCCGCGTTCGACGGCGAGGTGGTCGAGGTAGCCGCGCACCACCGAGACCAGCGCGGCACCGGGCTGCCGCGCAGGGGACTCGTGCCGCTCGGCCGCTGTCACGATCACCGTCTTCCGCCGCTGGGGAGGTCAACGCGGCCGATCATGCCACACGGCGCCGACATTCGCCGGGCGACACGGCGATATGCGCGCAAGCCTCCCCAAGCATCCCCAAGCACTCCCAGGTAGCCCGCAATGCGGACAACCCGTCCGCGCTCGCGCCCCGCGCGGCGGGGCGCGAGCGCGGGGCGCGGTCGCTCAGTCGGCGTCGGGAGCCGGCCGCAGGTCGGCGAACCCGGCGCGGGCGGCCGCGGCGGCGGCCAGCACCCCGATCACCGCGGCGCCGTTGTGCACGCGCCCGGCGAGCACGGCGGCCTCGGCCTCGGCCAGCGGGACCCAGGCGGCGGCCAGGTCGGCCTCCTCGTGCTCGCGGGTGAAGGCGACCTCCGCCTCGTCCAGCGCGTGCAGCCCGCGTCCCAGGAACACCTGGATGCGCTCGCTGGAGAACCCGGGCGAGGGGAAGAAGTCGGCCAGCTCATACCAGCGCTCGGCGCGGTAGCCGGCCTCCTCGGCCAGCTCGCGCTGGGCGGTGCGCACCGGCGGCTCGCCCTCCTCGTCGCGCACGCCGGCGGGCAGCTCCCACAGCCGGTGCCGCACGGCGTGCCGGTACTGCCGGATCATCAGCACGCGGTCGTGGTCGTCCAGGGCGAGCGCGGCGACGGCGCCGGGGTGTTCCAGCCGCTCACGCGGCACGGTCTCGTGCCCGCCGCCGGCGGCGGGCATGCGCACCCAGTCGACCACCGTGGAGGTCTTGGCGCCCCGGTAGACCTCGCTGGTCCGGTCGACCGGCCAGGACTCCGGGCTGTCGGCGAGCGCGGCGGCGCCGGGGCCGGCGGCGCTCATGCGCGGCCGACCGCGGCGGAGCGCTCCAGGGCGGCCGAGACGAGCCCGTGGAACAGCGGGTGGGCCCGGGTGGGGCGCGACCGCAGCTCGGGGTGGGCCTGGGTGGCGATGAAGAACGGATGCTGCTCGCGCGGCAGCTCCACGTACTCCACCAGGCGGCCGTCGGGCGAGAGCCCGGAGAACACCAGGCCGGCCTCTGCCAGCTGGTCGCGGTAGGCGTTGCTCACCTCGTAGCGGTGGCGGTGCCGCTCGGAGACCTGGGCGCGGCCGTACAGCTCGCGCGCCAGGGAGCCCTCGGCGAGGTCGGCGGGGTACAGGCCCAGCCGCATGGTGCCGCCCATGTCGCGCTCGCCGGCGACCACGTCGGTCTGGTCGGCCATGGTCGCGATGACGGCGTGCTTGGCCTTGTCGTCGAACTCGGCGCTGTTGGCGCCCTCCAGGCCCACGACGTTGCGCGCGTACTCGATCACCATGCACTGCAGGCCCAGGCAGATGCCCAGCAGCGGGATGCGGTTCTGGCGGGCGTAGCGGATGGCACCGAGCTTGCCCTCGATCCCGCGCACGCCGAACCCGCCGGGGATCAGCACGCCGTCGACGCCCGACAGCTCCCGCTCGGCCCCCGCCTCGGTGGCGCAGTCGTCGCTGGCCACCCAGCGCAGGTCCACGCGGGTGTTCTCGGCGAACCCGCCGGCGCGCAGCGCCTCGGTCACCGACAGGTAGGCGTCGGGCAGGTCGATGTACTTGCCCACCAGGGCGATGGTGACCTCGTGGGCGGGCTGGTGCACGCGGCGCAGCAGGTCGTCCCACTCGGTCCAGTCGACGTCGCGGAAGGCCAGGCCCAGGCGGCGCACGACGTAGGCGTCCAGGCCCTCGCGGTGCAGCACCTTGGGGATGTCGTAGATCGAGGGGGCGTCGGGCGTGGAGACCACACCGCCCTCGTCCACGTCGCACATCAGGCTGATCTTGCTCTTGAGGCTCTGCGGGATGGGCCGGTCGGCGCGGCACACGATCGCGTCGGCCTGGATGCCGATGTTGCGCAGGGCGGCCACCGAGTGCTGGGTGGGCTTGGTCTTCAGCTCGCCCGAGGGGCCGAGGAAGGGCAGCAGCGACACGTGCAGGAAGAAGCAGTTGTCGCGGCCGATCTCGTGCCGGATCTGGCGGACCGCCTCAAGGAAGGGCTGGGACTCGATGTCGCCGACCGTGCCGCCGATCTCGGTGATGACGATGTCGACGTCGGCGGACTCCATGGCGTAGATCCGCGCCTTGATCTCGTTGGTGATGTGCGGGATCACCTGCACGGTGTCGCCGAGGTAGGCGCCCTGGCGCTCCTTGGCGATCACGCTGGAGTAGACCTGGCCGGTGGTGACGTTGGCCGACGCCGACAGCTCGGTGTCGAGGAAGCGCTCGTAGTGGCCGATGTCGAGGTCGGTCTCGGCCCCGTCGTCGGTGACGAACACCTCGCCGTGCTGGAACGGGTTCATCGTTCCCGGGTCGACGTTGAGGTAGGGGTCGAGCTTCTGCATGGTGACCCGCAGGCCGCGCGACTTCAGCAGCCGCCCGAGGCTGGAGGCGGTCAGGCCCTTTCCGAGACTGGAGGCGACACCGCCAGTGACGAAGAGGTGTTTGGTGCTCGCGGCGGATGCCAAATGATGCTCCCGTGGTCGTGAGGCGACGGCCGTCCCGCTTTCGATCGGACGTCCGTGCGGTGCCCGGTGCCGCGGTCAGGCTGGTCGTCGGCGACCTCGGACTCCACGGGCCACCAGGATAACAGTGCCGGGCACCTGGGCCGATACACGCCCCGGACGCGGCCCGCCGGGCGCGACCTCAGTCGGGGAACCCGCCGGCGCGCCCCAGGAGCGCCGTGGGCGGCTTGCCCAGCAGCGACCCCAGCCAGGTGCCCGTTCGGGCGGTGGCGGCGGAGTCGACGCCCGTGGCGACCCCGCTGCGGTCCAGCAGGTACACGAGGTCCTCGGTGGCGATGTTGCCGGTCGCGCCGGGCGCGAACGGGCAGCCGCCGAACCCGCCGACACTGGCGTCGAGCACGTCCACGCCGTGCTCCAGGGCGGCGTGGGCGTTGGCGTAGCCGGTGTTGCGGGTGTTGTGGAAATGGCAGCGCAGCCGCACGCCCGGCGCCGCCGCGCGCACCCGCGCGAGCAGGTCGGCGACCTGGCGGGGCACGCCCACGCCGATGGTGTCGGCGACGGCGATCTCGACGGCCCCGGCCTCGGCGGCCGCACGGGCGACGGCGGCCACGCGCCCGGGGTCGGTCTCGCCCTCGAAGGGGCAGCCGAAGGCCGTGGAGACGGTGGCGCTGACGGGGGTGCCGGCCTCGGCGGCGGCCGCGGCGATGTCGGCGAAGGCGGCGGTCATCTCCTCGACGGTGGTGCCCTGGTTGCGCCGGCAGAACTCGTCGGTGGCGGGGATGGCGACGTTGACCTCGTCCACCCCGGCGGCCAGCGCGCGGTCCAGTCCCCTGCGGTTGAGGACCAGGCCGATGTAGGAGACGCCCGGGGTGCGCGGGACCGCCGCCATGACCTCCTCGGCCCCGGCCATCTGCGGCACCCGGCGCGGGTTGACGAAGCTCACGGCCTCGATGCGGCGCGCGCCGGCCTCGACCAGCCGCCGGATCAGCTCGACCTTGTCCGCCACCGACAGGGGCGTGTCCTCGTTCTGCAGGCCGTCGCGCGGCCCGACCTCGACGATCTCCACCCGCTCCGCCGCCGCCATGCCGTCCGCCCTTCGTCGCGCGCCCGCGGCGCCGCCCGGCACGGCGGCGCCTTTTGCGCCCAGGGTAGTGCGGCGGGGCCCGCGCGGTCAGCGCAGGGCGAGTGCGGGGCGGACCTCCCAGGTGGTCCACACCGGGCGGTAGCCCATGCGGTTCCAGAAGGGGCCCGACAGCGGGTTGAGCATGGCGTAGTTGAGCAGCGTGACCTGCACGTTGTGGGTGTCCAGCGCCTGGTGGGCGTGGCTGACCAGGGCGGTGCCGATGCCGCGGCCGCGCTCCTCCTCGGCCACGACGCCGTAGCCGATGTGGGCGGCGGGCGCGCTGCGCACCAGCGGCGCGGCCCAGCGGGCGCGGTCGGGCGGGGAGACCCAGATCAGGCCGACGGGGCGGCCGCGGCGCTCGGCCAGCCAGATCCACGACGGCGAGCGCGCCAGCGACCGGGCGGCCACGCCGCGGGTCTGCTCGGCGGTCTCGGGCTGGACGAACACGCCGCCGAAGTGCTCCTCGTAGCGGTGCTCCTCCATGAGGAGGCTGACGATCTGGGTGAGGTCCTGGGAGTCGGCCAGCCGGATGGTGACGTCGCGGGGCGGCAGCGAGGGCGGCACGCCGCGGCGCCGCTCGCGGGCGGCCAGCACGCTGTAGGGCTGCAGGCCGTGCCACTGCAGCGCGGAGACGGCGCTGACGTCGCGCGCCGGCCAGGTCAGCAGGGCGGCCGACTCCGACCCGGTGCCGGTGGGCAGCTGCTGCAGCTGGTCGCGCCAGCTCGACAGCAGGGAGTCCAGGGCCCGGCGGGGGTCGGGGCCGCCGACGACGGGAGTGAGCCAGTGCTGGTCGGGCATGCCCCAGGTGCGCCCGACCTCGCCCGGCTGGTGCCAGGTGTAGCGCATGGTGCCGGCGGCGACCGGTTCGCCGTTCTCGTCGCACACCGTCAGGAGCGGATAGGTGCTGGACCGGGGGCGCGTGGGCGCGGGCAGCAGCGGGTCGACCGCCCGCCAGCGCTGGGCCGCGGAGTTCACCAGCCGGTCGAACTCGGCACCGCTGCCGGGCAGCTCGTCATGCCGCACCCGAGCGACATAACCGCCCATCCCACCTCCCTGGCCGCGCATACCGCATACCTGCCTTCCGCCCGCCGACGCGGCGTGCCGGCGACCGATCAGCGGTCACATACCGTTGCAACACGGACACAAAGACCGTAGCGCCTTCGGCGCGCATTCGCCCGCCGACCCGGCGAGAATTCCCCGGATCGTTTTGAAATTGTCGCCGTGCAATTTCATCGGCGACAAAGCCCGGTCCGCCCTACGGTAGCCGATCGGGATCCCCTGCCACCACGGGGGTCCGGCCCCGCAGAAGGGGCGCTGAAATGCGCGGACGCGCCCGAACTCGGCGAACGCACGCGGCGTCGGCACATGCATTCGCCGGTCACCTCCAGCGCGAACGGCGCAGCGTAACCATGGCGCACCGCAATTCACTCTGCGTGTCATTCGGCGGCCGATTTCGTCATTTCCGCACTTCAGCGCGCCGGAGGGGGCGAGAGGGGAACGGAGTACTCTACCGGCCCGGGCGCGCGGCGCAAACACGCCGGCGGGGCCGGGGCCCGCCCGCCCCGGCCCCGCCGCCCGGTGACGCAGCGTCAGCCGGGGTCAGCTCACCCCGGCGGCGTCCATGCCGCGCAGCTCGCGCTTCAGCTCCTTGATCTCGTCGCGCAGCCGCGCCGCCAGCTCGAACTGGAGGTCGGCGGCGGCCTGGTGCATCTGCTCGCCGAGCTGGTCGATGAGCTGGGCCAGCTCCGCGCGCGGCATGGCGCTGACGTCCTTGGAGCGCTCCTGTCCCGCCCCGGCCAGGCCGGGCACCGGAGCCTTGGGGCTGCGGTAGCCCGAGCCGATCAGCTCCTCGGTGTCGACGTCCTCGCGCGCCAGGGAGTCGAGGATGTCGGCGATCCGCTTGCGCAGCGGCTGCGGGTCGATCCCGTGCTCCTCGTTGTAGGCCAGCTGCTTGGCGCGGCGCCGGTTGGTCTCGTCGATGGCGTTGCGCATGGAGTCGGTGATGTTGTCGGCGTACATGTGCACCTGCCCGGCGACGTTGCGGGCGGCGCGGCCGATGGTCTGGATCAGCGCGCTGGAGGAGCGCAGGAACCCCTCCTTGTCGGCGTCGAGGATGGCCACCAGGGAGACCTCGGGGAGGTCCAGGCCCTCGCGCAGGAGGTTGATGCCCACCAGGACGTCGTACTCGCCCACGCGCAGCTCGCGCAGCAGCTCCACCCGGCGCAGGGTGTCGACCTCGCTGTGCAGGTAGCGCACGCGGATGCCCAGCTCGGCGAAGTAGTCGGTGAGGTCCTCGGCCATCTTCTTGGTCAGCGTGGTGACCAGCACGCGTTCGTCGCGCTCGGCGCGCAGCCGGATCTCGTGCACGAGGTCGTCGATCTGGCCGTCGGTGGGCTTGACCACGACCTCGGGGTCGACCAGGCCGGTGGGGCGGATGACCTGCTCCACGACGTCGCCGCCGCTCTGGCGCAGCTCGTAGGGGCCGGGCGTGGCCGACAGGTACACGGTCTGCCCGATGCGCTCCACGAACTCCTCCCACTTGAGCGGGCGGTTGTCCAGCGCCGACGGCAGCCGGAACCCGTGGTCGACCAGGGTGCGCTTGCGGGAGGCGTCGCCCTCGTACATGCCGCCGATCTGGGGCACCGTGACGTGGGACTCGTCCACGACCAGCAGGAAGTCCTCGGGGAAGTAGTCCAGCAGGGTGTTGGGCGGGCTGCCGGGCGCGCGGTCGTCGAAGTGCAGGGAGTAGTTCTCGATGCCCGAGCAGGTGCCGACCTGGCGCAGCATCTCCAGGTCGTAGGTGGTGCGCATGCGCAGCCGCTGGGCCTCCAGCAGCTTGCCCTGGTTCTCCAGCTCGGTGAGGCGTTCGGCGAGTTCGGCCTCGATGCCGGCGATGGCGCGCTCCATGCGCTCGGGGCCGGCGACGTAGTGGGAGGCCGGGAAGAGGTACATGTGGTCGGCCTCGCCCAGGACCTCGCCGGTGAGGGGGTGCAGGGTGAGCAGCCGCTCGATCTCGTCGCCGAACATCTCGATGCGGATGGCGAGCTCCTCGTAGACCGGGATGATCTCGACGGTGTCGCCGCGCACGCGGAAGGTGCCCCGGGTGAACGCCATGTCGTTGCGGGTGTACTGCATCTGCACCAGCCGGCGCAGGAGGTCGTCGCGGTCGATCTCCATGCCGACCTCGAGGGCGGCCATGCGGTCGACGTACTCCTGCGGCGTGCCCAGGCCGTAGATGCACGACACCGAGGCGACCACGACGGTGTCGCGCCGGGTCAGCAGGGAGTTGGTGGCCGAGTGGCGCAGCCGCTCGACCTCGTCGTTGATCGAGGAGTCCTTCTCGATGTAGGTGTCGGTCTGGGGGACGTAGGCCTCGGGCTGGTAGTAGTCGTAGTAGGAGACGAAGTACTCCACCGCGTTGTTGGGCAGCATCTCACGCAGCTCGTTGGCGAACTGCGCGGCGAGGGTCTTGTTGGGCTGCATGACCAGGGTGGGCCGCTGCAGCTGCTCGACCATCCAGGCCACGGTGGCGGTCTTGCCGGTGCCGGTGGCGCCGAGCAGGACGGTGTCGCGGTCGCCGGCGCGGACCCGGCGGGTGAGTTCGGCGATGGCCGCGGGCTGGTCGCCCGCCGGGGTCATCTCCGAGACGACCTCGAACGGCGCCATCTTGCGCTGGATGTCGGTGACCGGCCGCACGCTGCCTCACTCCCCTCGGGACCACTGGTCCTTCCACGGTATAGCCCGGGTGCGACAACACCGGCCGCGCGCGGCGGATTCCCCGCTCCCCCGGCTCAGGCGCGGGCGCTCAGGTCGGCCCACAGCTCGGCGACCCGCCGGTCGAGGTCGGCGGGGGTGCCGGAGTTGTCGATGACGACGTCGGCGGCGGCGCGCCGCCGCTCGCGGGTGGCCTGGGCCTTGATGCGGGCGCGGACCTGGTCGGCGGGCATGCCGCGGTTGGCGACCACCCGCGCCACCTGCTCCTCCTCGGGCAGGTCGACCACCACGACCACGTCGTAGAGCGCGCCGAGGTCGTTCTCGACCAGCAGGGGGACGTCGTAGACCACGACCGCGTCGACGGGCGCGGCGGCCATCAGCTCCTCGGTGCGGGCGGCCACGCGGGGGTGCACGATGGCGTTCAGGCGGGCCAGCCGGGCGGAGTCGGAGAACACGATCTCGCCCAGGCGCGGGCGGTCGAGCCGGCCCTCGGGGGTGAGCACCTCCTCGCCGAACTCCGCGACGACCTCGGCCAGCCCGGGGGTGCCCGGCTCCACGACCTCGCGGGCGATCTGGTCGGCGTCGACCACGACCGCCCCGTGCTCGGCCAGCCGCCTGGCGACCGCGCTCTTGCCCGAGCCGATGCCCCCGGTGAGTCCCACGCGCAGCACGGCCGCCCCTAGCCGATTCCCGACGCGGCGGCGCGGCCGGGGACGGGCTTGCGGAGGTGGACCATGGTCAGGTGGTCGGCCAGGCGCTCGCGGTGGGTCTCGTGGTAGCCCAGGCCGCGGTAGAACCGCAGGTTGGCCGCGCTGTCGTGGCCGGTGGCGATGGCGAACCCGGTGACGGCGGGGAACGCCGCGGTGACGCGGTCCTCCAGCGCGGTCATCAGCGCGCGGGCGATGCCGCGGCGGCGCAGGTCGGGCGCCACGCACAGCTTGCTCACCAGGGCGACGCCCTCGGCGGCCCGGCCGCGGACCGCGCCCACGATGCGCCCCTCCAGGACCGCCTTGAGCAGCACTCCCCCGGACTCGCCGAAGCGGCGGACCTGGTCGAGGGACTCGGTGAGCGGCAGGATGAAGGGATCGCCGTAGGCCTGGGCCTCGTCGACGAAGGCCGCGCGCTGCAGGGTCCAGACCTCGCCCGCGTCCTCGGGGACGGCGTCCTCGATCGCGAGGCCGGGCGGCAGGCTCATCGCGGCTCCCCTCGTGCGGCGGCTCGGCTTCGGCGATCATAGCGAAGGGCCGCCCCCGTAGCCGGGAGCGGCCCTGGCGATTCGCGCGGTGCGCGAGCGGGCTGCGGCGGACTAGCTGTCGGAGCCGCCCGCGAGCTTCTCGCGGAGCGCCGCGAGGGCCTCGTCGGAGGCCAGCGCGCCGCCGCCGGACTCCGACTCGCCGCCGGAGCTGGGCGCGGGGGCGGGCTCGCCGTCGTAGGCGGGCTCGGCCGCGGCCTCGGCCTCAGCGGCCTGGGCCTCCTCGACCTGCTTGCGGTGCGCCTCGAAGCGGGCCTGCGCCAGGGCGTACTGGCGCTCCCACTCGTCGCGCTGGGCCTCGAAGCCTTCGAGCCACTCGCCGCTCTCGGGGTCGAAGCCCTCGGGGTACTTGTAGTTGCCGTGCTCGTCGTAGTCGGCCGCCATGCCGTAGAGCGTGGGGTCGAAGTCGACCTGGTCGGGCGACACGCTCTCGTTGGCCTGCTTCAGCGAGAGGCTGATGCGCCGGCGGTCGAGGTCGATGTCGATGATCTTGACGAAGATCTCGGTGCCGACCTGGACGACCTGCTCGGGGATCTCGACGTGGCGCTCGGCCAGCTCCGAGATGTGCACCAGGCCCTCGATGCCCTCCTCGACGCGGACGAAGGCGCCGAAGGGGACCAGCTTGGTGACCTTGCCGGGCACGACCTGGCCGATCTGGTGCGTGCGCGCGAACTGCTGCCAGGGGTCTTCCTGGGTGGCCTTGAGGGACAGGGAGACGCGCTCGCGCTCCATGTCGACGTCGAGGACCTCGACGGTGACCTCCTGGCCGACCTCGACGACCTCGCTGGGGTGGTCGATGTGCTTCCAGGACAGCTCCGAGACGTGCACGAGGCCGTCAACACCGCCGAGGTCGACGAAGGCGCCGAAGTTGACGATGGACGAGACCACGCCCTTGCGGATCTGGCCCTTCTGGAGGGTGTTGAGGAAGGTCTGGCGGACCTCGGACTGGGTCTGCTCCAGCCAGGCGCGCCGCGAGAGCACGACGTTGTTGCGGTTCTTGTCGAGCTCGATGATCTTGGCCTCAAGCTCGCGACCGACGTAGGGCTG encodes:
- a CDS encoding site-specific tyrosine recombinase XerD — its product is MVTAAERHESPARQPGAALVSVVRGYLDHLAVERGLADNTLSSYRRDLNRYLAFLAARGVTALDGVTESDVTEFLRRLREGDPDHPPLGTNSAGRAVVAVRGLHRFALREGITAADPAGGVRPPAPPRRLPKAVSLDTIESLLGAVPAEGDPRAARDRALLELLYGTGARISEAVGLDVDDLTRVSAGEAGSGEVSVVRFRGKGGKERLVPIGRFARGAVESYLVRARPVLAASGRGVPALFLNARGGRLTRQGAWSVLRAAAERAGLTDISPHTLRHSFATHLLDGGADVRVVQELLGHASVTTTQVYTMVTVDRLREVYAASHPRANAAT
- the uvrB gene encoding excinuclease ABC subunit UvrB codes for the protein MRPVTDIQRKMAPFEVVSEMTPAGDQPAAIAELTRRVRAGDRDTVLLGATGTGKTATVAWMVEQLQRPTLVMQPNKTLAAQFANELREMLPNNAVEYFVSYYDYYQPEAYVPQTDTYIEKDSSINDEVERLRHSATNSLLTRRDTVVVASVSCIYGLGTPQEYVDRMAALEVGMEIDRDDLLRRLVQMQYTRNDMAFTRGTFRVRGDTVEIIPVYEELAIRIEMFGDEIERLLTLHPLTGEVLGEADHMYLFPASHYVAGPERMERAIAGIEAELAERLTELENQGKLLEAQRLRMRTTYDLEMLRQVGTCSGIENYSLHFDDRAPGSPPNTLLDYFPEDFLLVVDESHVTVPQIGGMYEGDASRKRTLVDHGFRLPSALDNRPLKWEEFVERIGQTVYLSATPGPYELRQSGGDVVEQVIRPTGLVDPEVVVKPTDGQIDDLVHEIRLRAERDERVLVTTLTKKMAEDLTDYFAELGIRVRYLHSEVDTLRRVELLRELRVGEYDVLVGINLLREGLDLPEVSLVAILDADKEGFLRSSSALIQTIGRAARNVAGQVHMYADNITDSMRNAIDETNRRRAKQLAYNEEHGIDPQPLRKRIADILDSLAREDVDTEELIGSGYRSPKAPVPGLAGAGQERSKDVSAMPRAELAQLIDQLGEQMHQAAADLQFELAARLRDEIKELKRELRGMDAAGVS
- the coaE gene encoding dephospho-CoA kinase; amino-acid sequence: MLRVGLTGGIGSGKSAVARRLAEHGAVVVDADQIAREVVEPGTPGLAEVVAEFGEEVLTPEGRLDRPRLGEIVFSDSARLARLNAIVHPRVAARTEELMAAAPVDAVVVYDVPLLVENDLGALYDVVVVVDLPEEEQVARVVANRGMPADQVRARIKAQATRERRRAAADVVIDNSGTPADLDRRVAELWADLSARA
- a CDS encoding GNAT family N-acetyltransferase, translated to MGGYVARVRHDELPGSGAEFDRLVNSAAQRWRAVDPLLPAPTRPRSSTYPLLTVCDENGEPVAAGTMRYTWHQPGEVGRTWGMPDQHWLTPVVGGPDPRRALDSLLSSWRDQLQQLPTGTGSESAALLTWPARDVSAVSALQWHGLQPYSVLAARERRRGVPPSLPPRDVTIRLADSQDLTQIVSLLMEEHRYEEHFGGVFVQPETAEQTRGVAARSLARSPSWIWLAERRGRPVGLIWVSPPDRARWAAPLVRSAPAAHIGYGVVAEEERGRGIGTALVSHAHQALDTHNVQVTLLNYAMLNPLSGPFWNRMGYRPVWTTWEVRPALALR
- a CDS encoding CTP synthase, yielding MASAASTKHLFVTGGVASSLGKGLTASSLGRLLKSRGLRVTMQKLDPYLNVDPGTMNPFQHGEVFVTDDGAETDLDIGHYERFLDTELSASANVTTGQVYSSVIAKERQGAYLGDTVQVIPHITNEIKARIYAMESADVDIVITEIGGTVGDIESQPFLEAVRQIRHEIGRDNCFFLHVSLLPFLGPSGELKTKPTQHSVAALRNIGIQADAIVCRADRPIPQSLKSKISLMCDVDEGGVVSTPDAPSIYDIPKVLHREGLDAYVVRRLGLAFRDVDWTEWDDLLRRVHQPAHEVTIALVGKYIDLPDAYLSVTEALRAGGFAENTRVDLRWVASDDCATEAGAERELSGVDGVLIPGGFGVRGIEGKLGAIRYARQNRIPLLGICLGLQCMVIEYARNVVGLEGANSAEFDDKAKHAVIATMADQTDVVAGERDMGGTMRLGLYPADLAEGSLARELYGRAQVSERHRHRYEVSNAYRDQLAEAGLVFSGLSPDGRLVEYVELPREQHPFFIATQAHPELRSRPTRAHPLFHGLVSAALERSAAVGRA
- a CDS encoding hydroxymethylglutaryl-CoA lyase, whose amino-acid sequence is MAAAERVEIVEVGPRDGLQNEDTPLSVADKVELIRRLVEAGARRIEAVSFVNPRRVPQMAGAEEVMAAVPRTPGVSYIGLVLNRRGLDRALAAGVDEVNVAIPATDEFCRRNQGTTVEEMTAAFADIAAAAAEAGTPVSATVSTAFGCPFEGETDPGRVAAVARAAAEAGAVEIAVADTIGVGVPRQVADLLARVRAAAPGVRLRCHFHNTRNTGYANAHAALEHGVDVLDASVGGFGGCPFAPGATGNIATEDLVYLLDRSGVATGVDSAATARTGTWLGSLLGKPPTALLGRAGGFPD
- a CDS encoding NUDIX domain-containing protein, which gives rise to MSAAGPGAAALADSPESWPVDRTSEVYRGAKTSTVVDWVRMPAAGGGHETVPRERLEHPGAVAALALDDHDRVLMIRQYRHAVRHRLWELPAGVRDEEGEPPVRTAQRELAEEAGYRAERWYELADFFPSPGFSSERIQVFLGRGLHALDEAEVAFTREHEEADLAAAWVPLAEAEAAVLAGRVHNGAAVIGVLAAAAAARAGFADLRPAPDAD
- the rpsA gene encoding 30S ribosomal protein S1, with the protein product MTSSTEVTSTPQVAVNDIGSEEAFLAAIDETIKYFNDGDIVEGTIVKVDRDEVLLDIGYKTEGVIPSRELSIKHDVDPGEVVSVGDHVEALVLQKEDKEGRLILSKKRAQYERAWGTIEKIKEEDGVVTGTVIEVVKGGLILDIGLRGFLPASLVEMRRVRDLQPYVGRELEAKIIELDKNRNNVVLSRRAWLEQTQSEVRQTFLNTLQKGQIRKGVVSSIVNFGAFVDLGGVDGLVHVSELSWKHIDHPSEVVEVGQEVTVEVLDVDMERERVSLSLKATQEDPWQQFARTHQIGQVVPGKVTKLVPFGAFVRVEEGIEGLVHISELAERHVEIPEQVVQVGTEIFVKIIDIDLDRRRISLSLKQANESVSPDQVDFDPTLYGMAADYDEHGNYKYPEGFDPESGEWLEGFEAQRDEWERQYALAQARFEAHRKQVEEAQAAEAEAAAEPAYDGEPAPAPSSGGESESGGGALASDEALAALREKLAGGSDS
- a CDS encoding GNAT family N-acetyltransferase, which codes for MSLPPGLAIEDAVPEDAGEVWTLQRAAFVDEAQAYGDPFILPLTESLDQVRRFGESGGVLLKAVLEGRIVGAVRGRAAEGVALVSKLCVAPDLRRRGIARALMTALEDRVTAAFPAVTGFAIATGHDSAANLRFYRGLGYHETHRERLADHLTMVHLRKPVPGRAAASGIG